The DNA region GTGAAATGCAAGTATGATCGATACATATTACTGAAATCTGCGAGTCTCAGCTTGTAATCTTCTTTCTATTGATCAAACCACATCAATTTTATTGAATCCAATCAAAAACAGAAACTCTAACTCTGTTCTGTTAAATTCCAATGTCTCTAATTCACCTATTTGGCCAATTACAGATTTCTGTAATTACTGGAAAACAGTATTAGAAAACATTGTTCTCTCAAGGTAACGATTGGACAGTCATACCTGGGATTTTAATAGCAATCAGAGATCTGGATTTTGCCACTGTATATGGAAGAAGACGACGCCGGTGATGCTCTCCAACAGAAGAACCTTCCCTtcaattaaaaacaaacaaacacgaAGTGGTTCGCTGAAATATTGTTAGACACGTAACTTTAAAGATCTGGAAAAACTAAAACATGAAGAGAGTCACCggaataaaaatcatataaacttAAATACCAAAACGAACAAACACGAAGGGGTTACACAGTATTTTGCAAACTCAACAATCAGTAGAGGTTTTATTCCTAAAATCAAAACCAGAATTTAAAATCTAACAAAACATAAAGAGGTTCGCCggaatctttatatataaaacgaaTGAAGCTCGCCGGAAACacacaaaatttttaaaaatattgactctaacaaaacacacaaaattcaTAGAAATTTTTTGTTCAACCACAAACCGTAAAAAAAAGCTCACATTGACATCCACAAAGAGCATGTCGACCCACATCAGATCCCCCCACGTTTCACGTTTCTTGTATCCCAGAACCTCAGGAGCCGGGCCTCCACGACGGAGGAGCACTTGCCGGTTTTGATGTCGGAGTAAAAAGCTCTGGAATTCGCCATTTCAATTTTTTCAGTCCCAGATGAAAGAGATAAGAAGAGGAGATGTGATCCCACCTCTATTTATACAAATCCTGGCACCGTCTCTAAGATCATTAGGAAGCTTTGAATACATTGTGATAGAGCCACTAAAGGATTTAAAGGAAGCCATTAATCACACTGTTGCAAGACATAAGAGGAAGCCCAGAAGTCATCGGATCGCCGCCACACATAGAGAAGAGACAAAATCCATTTCACCGCCACATATCTTTCTTCGCCGGGCTTAGAATTTTAACTTCCAAAAAGCCTATTAAAAAGGAAGACAAACGAAGCCCATCAAGACAATTTAATGATTCGCTGCGTTTTGACTCTAATGGACACGTGTCGCAAGGAAATTAAGCGAATTTCTGACGTGGACGCTTacgtgtcagcaggagagaactaactctctttctcttttatatatatagatatttttagttACATATGTACCACTACAATGTGATGTAATGCGATAACTTGTCAATTCGTGAAggtaagtttaaaaaaaaaaaattaaagaggaGACGGcttaaattaaaaacatcattttttttgtgtgagaataatgataaaataaggTATTAATTGTTTgcttagattttgttttttaatttaaattttggctttcatttttttggttttcttttttatttctagTATTATTTTAGtggatttaattttatttaaaattttactaacAAGttcttagttttattttaatttgctATAGTTTTTGTTGTTCTAAAACTTGGTTTATTTGGTATTGGTTTTATCTAATATTTCAAAGTAACTGACTTATGGTTTAAGTTCTTGATCcatttgaaattattaaaatagtGATCATGAAATTTTAAGAATAGTACCACAATATTACTTACAAATACGTATATAAGTTCATTTCATAacttaaaatactttttttccATAACTTAAAATActtattttagtaattaatataaatttattttgataactataagaattttgttaatttgtcattagatatttaaaaaagagttatatatgttaaaaatattgtttaataatttGGAATAGTAATTATGTTAtcagttttaactttttatatttcattttattagaaatatataaatatagtaatactttttaccaaaaaacaaaatttacgaTGCAGtaatttataagaaaacatgaattttggttttttgaTTTGAATTAGATAGTTATttactaaatctttaaaaaaaatcatgataatagtttatatacaaaccaaaccaattaaAAACAACAAAGAACCCTTTAAACTCCCTCCAAAATAGGAACTGTAAAGGCAGAGATCACACGATTCTTCTCCATGGATGCACTTCTCTGTTCAGCCACCATGTGCATATCTCCCAAGAACCGCGTTCTCTTCCAGTCTGCCCGACCCGGTTCTTTGATCCTCCGTAAACCGAGATTCCCGGCGAACTCGGTGCGGTTTCATCGAGTAGCTGCGGCGGCGGCTAGAGAAACTGCGATTGATCTAAGCGATCCCGAGTGGAAACTAAAGTTTGAGAGAGACTTCGAAGAAAAATTCAACATCCCTCATATCACTGATGCGTTCCCTGATGCAGAAGCCATTCCTTCCACTTTTTGCCTCAAGATGAGGTTATGTTATTTCCATAATCCATTGACCTAATGAACGTTTTAGGTCAAAACTTtgtattattattcttttttttgttttctccgGTAGGTCTCCGACGTACATTAATAACAAAGATAGAGTACTCCTCAAGGTACTTTTATTCTTCTCTAAATGAGCACAATTATGATCTAGGGCAACATTAATATTTGATTGGTTTTTGATCAGGTTATAAACTACTCATCACCAGATTCTGCTGGAGCAGTGTGTATTGACCCTGGCTGCACTTGGATCCAGCAATGGtaataatattaacatgatTAAAAAAAGTAGCTCTTGTGATTTTGGTTGTGTAATGGAAGTTTTACAAGGATTGATCATTTAGGGTTCATCGTGCTGGGCCACGGGAAAAGATTTACTTCAGACCTGAGGGAGTTAAGGCAGCTATTGTTACGTGTGGTGGGCTTTGTCCTGGTCTTAATGATGTCATTAGACATGTGAGATTTTCTTTGAGAGAGATTCATGTGAAACATATtgttctttttatatatatataataagattttgtAATGTGGCAGATTGTCATCACTTTAGAGATATATGGTGTGAAGAACATTGTTGGGATTCCTTTTGGTTACCGTGGCTTTTCTGATAAGAACCTACCTGAAATCCCTGTAATAATAGTTATTTCAAGAACATGGCTTACTCCTTTTGTTTTTAAACTGCTTATTAGCCAAGAAGACTAATAATATACTTGGACTAATTTGATTGTTTAGCTGTCAAGGAAAGTGGTGCAGAACATTCATCTTTCCGGTGGAAGTTTGCTCGGTGTTTCACGTGGAGGACCGACTGTTACTGAGATTGTGGACAGCATGGAGGAGAGAGGAATCAACATGCTTTTTGTCCTTGGTGGTaatggaacacatgctggtgccAATGCTATACACAATGAGGTTGCTACTTATTAAGTCAAAAACTGTAACcatttaataaaagtttatttgctttgatttactctTTATTACACTCTATTTTGTTACTGTTTTCAGTGTCTCAAAAGAAGGATGAAGGTAGCTGTGGTTGGTGTACCTAAAACCATAGACAATGATATTTTGCATATGGATAAAACTTTTGGGTTTGACACTGCCGTTGAAGAAGCACAACGAGCTATTAACTCTGCATACATCGAGGTAGGTACTTTCAAGCAAAAATAATTACTCTTCTAAAACA from Raphanus sativus cultivar WK10039 chromosome 8, ASM80110v3, whole genome shotgun sequence includes:
- the LOC108821342 gene encoding ATP-dependent 6-phosphofructokinase 5, chloroplastic-like, with translation MDALLCSATMCISPKNRVLFQSARPGSLILRKPRFPANSVRFHRVAAAAARETAIDLSDPEWKLKFERDFEEKFNIPHITDAFPDAEAIPSTFCLKMRSPTYINNKDRVLLKVINYSSPDSAGAVCIDPGCTWIQQWVHRAGPREKIYFRPEGVKAAIVTCGGLCPGLNDVIRHIVITLEIYGVKNIVGIPFGYRGFSDKNLPEIPLSRKVVQNIHLSGGSLLGVSRGGPTVTEIVDSMEERGINMLFVLGGNGTHAGANAIHNECLKRRMKVAVVGVPKTIDNDILHMDKTFGFDTAVEEAQRAINSAYIEAHSAYHGIGVVKLMGRSSGFIAMQASLASGQVDICLIPEVPFNLHGPDGVLKHLNYLIETKGSAVVCVAEGAGQSFLENTNAKDASGNKVLGDIGVHIQQETKKYFKEIGVSADVKYIDPTYMIRAVRANASDGILCTVLGQNAVHGAFAGYSGITVGIINNHYAYLPIPEVIAYDKSVDPNSRMWHRCLTSTGQPDFI